The following nucleotide sequence is from Scheffersomyces stipitis CBS 6054 chromosome 4, complete sequence.
CCCCTATCCCAATCAATTCTCGGACTAATCCTCTTGTAGGCTTAATTGAAATGACTATCCTGTTGCCCCAGCGAAGATCTCCATGCGAATCACAAAGCTGGTGCACAAGCCAATCCTAATTGTTTAGCCGAGTAATCAAAACTGTATTCTTCAGCATTTCATTCCTCTGACAGACGCCGAAAACAATCTGCAAAAATCTTGCAACTTATGTTTGTTTGTATACATTTCGTTTGTTTACCTGTGGGCGGCGGTTTACTTGTACGTGTTTGTGTCTTTGCAGAGTATTTATGTTTGTGTTTTTGCTCGGCTAATGTACATGAGACAAATCTGTTTCGCCGACcgtcttcatttttcaagattccCTTGACATCCGAGATGAAACCGTAATTGGGAAACTTAGCTGCGGCATAGATGTCGCGTCAGGTCTACATAGATGTCTTCAGTTTGATCTGTCTTGTCTACGGCTGTTCCGGGATTTTCCCAAAGCAgatcaatttttttcatttttcgcagcctaATTTCCATATCGTCTAGTGCTTCACATTTCTAAATTACCTGCTAACGCGtacatttttcttttctacctatattctattattCAATCACAACTTACTTCTACCGAGTCTCAACTGGTTGACGTCCCTGTCATCTCTCTTGTCAACAATGTCAATAACATAGTTAATGTTGATCTCATCTGTCAACAACGTCTTCTCAGACTTCTTGCCCAAAATCTGCGACAAGAAATCATGCAAAATGTTCAAGTCACGGCCATTCGTGATCTTGACGAATGCTTTTGTTTTGGCCTtatttttgaagatttgaataACTTGCAAGTTGGCGAGATAGTAGATATCACTCAACAAGTACTGTTTGTTGATAGATTCCAATGACCCCACACGCTCAGGGTGTTTGCGGCTCTGAGAAGTGAtgtacttcaacaacgacttcGTGTCGGGGTATTTCAACTCGTCTTCATCGATGATGGCATCCTTTTGAATAGCGGCCTTGTTCTTTTTATAATGTCTGGCCAACCTTTCGTTGAGTTCAAAGATGTGATCAATAAGAACCAAGTACGATTCCAAAAATGGAGTAGCCAAGTCACCAAACAACTGTAAATACTTTACATCGATCACCTTGTAGAATTCTTCTCCCTTGTCATTAGTCTCTACAGCAATAACTCCGCTCTGTACAAAGTCCTTCAAAATGAACGAAAGCTCATTTCTTtcgttgtagttgtagtcAAACAAGAACTCGTTCTTGAGGAAGCCTGTGACAATGTAGAACACCTTGCTGATGACACGGTAGTTGGACTGACCGAGTCCTTCCAAGAGCAACAAAATGAAACTGATCAAACATCTCTGGATGATCAAATGAATAGACAAATTTTTGTAGTACAACAATTCGATTGGATTCTCGATTTTTATCAAGTTCTTACGTTCATTCACTCTGACTAAACGCAAGAAATCAATAATCTGTGTTTTTATGAGTACAGCCATGTCTTCGTCCGAAAGGCTAAGTAAGTCGTGAAGTATCTTGGAGTTGGTAGGACTGTCCAAGTTCTCATTATATAGAGTTTCGGCTACCAACTTAAGAATTGGAATCACTTCATATACGTCAAATACatctttcttgaagaaatagtaATGCACTTGCAATGCCGTTCCAATGATAGCAATTTCTGGCAAGTAACTGATACGATTGACTTCAtgcaaaatcttgaaaCCCAAACGCTTCAAATTCACCTTTGAATGCTCGGTTTCAAGACTAGCCGATGGGTTGGATTTGATAGTAGCTGTGACTTCGTTGAGGAACTCACGATCACTTTCAACGAAGGAAGAAAGTCTGAAGGAATTtcccaacttgaagaagatcttaCCGTTCAAATTACGTTCGGAATTGTCATTGAAGCCATCTTTGCCCCACACAACAGGATCTGCGGTTTCGGCACCTAACAAGTTACCAACACCGTTTTGGACAATGTTGAGCATAGATTCTTGCTTCTTATCACTACCAGTCAACTCCTTTAAGTAGCCGTCAGTCTCGTAAATTCTCTCATATCTAACGGAAACTGGCTGGAACAACAAGTCgaagttggagttgttttCTAAGTAACGTTGCTTCAAGTAGATGCTGGTCAACGTCTTGAGAATGCCATATTTTGGTAATAACAATTTTCCGTCTCTGGATCTGGTGCCTTCGATAAACACCTCAAAATTGATTTTGTTCACCAACATGAACTCAATCACgttgttcaagtttcttTCAGTATACAACTCGTTGTTGAATGACCTCTTGATAAAGATAGCACCTAAGTTCCTCATGAACTTACCAAAGACGGCTACGTTCAAATTTTCTCCGGCAACAACAGTAGGTATAGCCATCTGGAATCTCACACACAACACATGGAGAATGATGTAATCAACATGACTCTGATGCGAGGGCAAGAAAATGATGGACATTGGGTCTTCTAAGTATTTTCTGTACAATTCGGAGAAATCTTGTCTACTAACCCAGATACCTCTGGGGAACATCTTGCGTAAGACCATGATAACGGTGATATAAGCCGTTCTAACGAAGTTGTGAGAGTGGAAGGTGGGCAAGTTCTTTTCGTTTTCCTTTTTGTAGTAAGCAACcatgaacttcttgacttccTTGAACCGGTGGTTGAAATCGGCTGGCgtgatcaacttcaagttcaactccTGGTTGATTAAAGTGTAGATTAACTcatccaatttcttgtcggacttttccaacttgtcgttCATGTAGTCTtcgaacttcttcttgaaggcAGCGCTGTGCTTATTGGTGAAGTAACGGTATTCATTGTTAGAATACACTTTCTCCACAGGAATGCCAGAGAAGAGCTTGAAAGCCGAGAATAATATCCCGATGCTCTTGCTAGCTTTTTCGTTTCCCTCTATGTCGATGTAGGTCTCTTTGTCTGTAGGCAATGGAAACGTCAATTCGATGTCGGGAGTCTCGAACGCATCGTccaagatgttgatgtCGAAATCGGAATTCGAGATGTCTGAATTCGCCAGTGTCATGATGGGAGACTATGGGGCAGTACGAGATGAGAGcaataataataaataGATAGCCCAACGATAGCCTGAACTGAACtatccaacttgaaataAAGAGAGTATGGAACTGAAATGTCAGCAATTGCCgtgaatttgaaaatctATCAACTTTTATACTTTGCTCGAAAATAAGTTCACTATAAAATATGCCTTCTCCAGGTTTAACTATCAGAAGCATATGGATTTCGCTAAAAGATTTTGTGTCTTGCCTTTTTAGGTGTGGGAAATTGTTGGGTAACTGAACAAAGACAGGAAATCCATCTGGCACTATTTCCTAATCTTGCGTGGATGAAGGATGGGGTAACATGGAGAGACAGCGAGGATCAGAGGATCGAGTACCTGGGAAAGCATACTCGGCTATTTATTtgtagcagcagcagtatAACTCCATAGGTAGCAATTTCACTTTGGTGGATGTGAACCTTGATAGCATTGGCTAATACTCACTCATTCTCAATTCCCACTTATTCCCACGTCATCTCGTCACACTGAATCCTTTCCTTCACATACGGCAAGTCAGGCAATAGGAAATGCGGCTGCATTGCTTGATTTGTTGCTGCTTTAACGGTTTCAGTATCACAGGCTTCTCCCTCAAATGTGGGAATGCTAAATGGTAGCTTCGCTGCACCAAAAGTGTCAAACCGCGGCACAAATAGTACCACTATTGAACGCTTCATTAAAATGCTGTGATATAAGTCTCTCTTCTCAGGCGTCTctattgaagttgtcagTCTGCTTATTCTTAATTCTGCACCCCTTTACCACTCTGTTAGATCATCATCTTTCGATATGTGCTTCTTCACCTTCGACGCACCAAAAGTACATCTCATTGTATGGGATCGTAGAGGCTCGTTCGAGACTACaataaatgaaaatgaaacagAGTATGTTCCATGACGTCTATCTTCCTTTGGATCCGAGCAAATGCAGCACTTCTTCCCAGCTGTCGCCTACGTATTTCTACCAACTACGGCCAAATTACGACTCCACAATTGTGCAACTCTATTACTACTTAGGGCTCATCGAGTAATTTCCTTCACCTGCATGACATGAGTGCTTGGCTGAAACTTCTAATTTGGGAAATATTCACCTTTCTCCACTGCCACCACGTAGTTGCCAGAAGCAACCAGCTCACATGACAGAGACATCCTTGTAAAAGTAGTAGGCTCAAGCCAACAAATTTGTTGGATGGATGCGAAAAATCTAAAAACCGTACGACGCATAGAAAATTATCGCAACATACATTATTTTTTATTTCTATTACTTCTATACGTACGATTTTTCACAGgcgattgcaaaatttctttctctacCTGCTCTAGTTACTCTTCTAACTGTACCTTCAACACGTTGTAGCCTGCTCACAAATATTGTAAAGAATCCCTCGTGCTACAATCAACGATTACTGGCATGCCGTCAGATTGAGTAACTTAACGATATTGGGATGCAACTAATGAACTAATGACAGCAGTCGTGCTTATTGACTTCTGCAATATGCCCGGCTTCAAGGAGCTGGTCTAAATCGTCGTTCGGATCGATTATAAAGATCTTGTCCGGGTTCAAGATCCGTCTCGGATCGAGGGAAAGTTTTATCTGTCTCATCAAATCAACCGTAGATTTGCCTAATTCGAGATTAAGGTACCGTCTTTTGCCTACGCCTACTCCGTGTTCTCCCGTTGACGTACCTTCGTACTTGAGTGCCCGTTCTACCATTCTATCGATAACCTTTTGTGTCTTGCGGTAGTCCTTGGAGTTGtacaaaatcaaaaagtGACAGTTACCATCTCCGATATGGCCCATGACCGAAAATCTCTTGTAGTAGCCCGAGTTGTTCAAATCGTCATTGGTTTCAGCGATCACCTGCGACAAGTTCGAAATCGGTATGGCGATGTCGGTCGTCCATATCTGAACATCATTCTTGTCCTCTAGGATTTTAGACCCATACTGGAACGTAGACCAAAGGCCCTGTCTTCTAGCAGACCACAAGATAGCATTCTCTTCCTCGTTGTGGGAAttctcaaacttgatgAGACTGTTCAGGCTGGCAATTTTTTTGATTACTTTGATCTGTTCGTCAATCGACAGTTTAGTAGGACCtcccaacttgaagaatagtGTCGGTTTTTCAATGAACTTTTTACCGGCAGCATCTGCAGACTCATTGACAAACGACATCATAGTGTCGTCCAAGATCTCTATGGCATTGGGCTGGAGTCCACTACGAGAAATTATTTCTTGTGCTGTAGCTGCTGCGTCCTTTATTGTAGGAAATGTAGCAATACTGACAAGCTCATGAACCGGTTTTACATGGAGCTTCACAGTGACTTCAGTGATGATTCCCAAAGTACCTTCCGCACCAATAAAGAGCCTCGTCGTATCGTAACCAGCACTAGATTTACGAGGACGTTGCTTTGTCTTGACAATGGTCCCATCGGCCAAAACCACTGTCAAATTAACGACATTCTCCTTCATGGTCCCATACTTAAAAGCGTTGGTTCCACTGGCACTAGTCGATACCATTCCAGCAATGGTAGCGCCCATACCTGGATCTGGTCCAAAGAGCAAATGCTTGCCATCCTCCCTACCtttcaagaattcatcCAAGTCCTGCCAACCTACACCAGCCTGTACAACTACATCCAAATCCTCGGGATGGAATTCCAATATCTGGTTCAAATGAGCAAACGAAAGAGAGATCGAGTTGGGTCCTCTTGTATGCATATTTTGGCCCTCTAAAGAAGTCAATCCCGAGTTGGCTACAACTGGAATTCTATACTTATGAGCTACTTTGAGAATTGCCGAAACCTGCTCGGTTCCTGCTGGATAGATTACAGCCAGCGGATGGTTGAGATGCGGCTTTGGTGGATGGTGGGTGGAATAAAACGTGTCTGAATGTGCATCAAGCACTGTCTTATCTAGATTGGTATTCTCAGCACCAACTATGGCTACGATCTCAGCCAAGCCtttcttgaactcgtcGTCGTTGGCGTACTGAGGGCTTGTCAATGCGTCTACTGGAGTCGTAGAACGGTCCGGCGAGTCTGGATCGAAGTTTAACTTCGTGCCAATGTAGGTGCCAACCGCGAGGAAAACAGTTCCTACACTAGCATATCCAAATGTAGATGACTTAGACTCTTGAGAGCCATTGTGATTATCAGAAGTTGCAGACTTGACTGAGGTGGTACTATATTTAGCAACCGGTACATTAAATGGTTTCAACGATGAGTTTTTGGctaaatttttcaaaaatgatCTCGAGACTCCTGGTCGAGGAATATTCGCCAATTTCGAGAACATgattctccagatttcTAGAACCTGCGATGATACAAGACAAATAtatagaaagaagagccagaagagTCTGTTCGAGAAATGGATAGCAAAGTGGCGATTTATATAAGATctggttgaagttgattaataatacttcaacaattatCAAAGTAATTGTGGCTGGTGAGAGAACGTTATCTAGTCGTAATTCCACTGCCGCATTGAGTAGTGTGGGGGGAGAATGGACTGCCCTGGAAGTATCAAGAAGAGAGCAATTATACTGGTCGGTTCTCAGAAACACAGAAATTACACATTATAAAGCACTAATGACTGGAGTCATGAGAACTCTAGAGGATAAATTCATAGAATAGAATATTCCATTGTATGGGGCACTTCTGTAGGTCAGACAGGATTCTCGAGagccaatttttcagccacCGAGAGAGCACTGAACTGATCAAAAGCACTATCTATACTAAAATATACCAGGTATCTAGCCTTCTACATCGAATAATCCAGTACCTTATTACTGGTAATTAAAGCAACTAATAGGTGAATATTCGCTACAAAAGTTGACTAAGACTTCTTAACTATGCCAGAATTTTCAGTGGAGatttcttaactatggggACGCGATTTTCGGTTCTCGGTTTGACTCAAATCTATTAACTATGTACACGACTGCGACTCATTATTTTCACCAAACTTATCTAGAGTGAGATTGGTGCAGATTTCTCTGGCTATAATGCCAACACAGCCAATAACCGCATTTCTTCTCTACGAATAAGACCCCCAGGAAGATCCAAACCTCACCTTCaaaatctcttcttttcctaCTTCTCCCTCGAAAACCACTTTGCACATTTAGCACTATCTCAAATCACCCCAGTATTATTACGTAAGCATGCAACAAATCTAATCGCTGTCAACGATTAGTGCATATCACGTGCACCATCAATAtcgaaatttttcacttcctACGGGCTTTGGCTGTGAAAAGCTATAGCCATTTCAATTCAgtttttccattttttgttgttttcttgcttctttcttcaagactCGTACTATCCCTGGATTCATATCATTATGGCTCCACACGCTTTAGCAGCCGAGTCGCTCAACGGAAGCGAAACTGCAAGttttgtagaattggaCTCCGCCAGCAGTGCTATTCTCAATGCTAGTCCTTTTGGATCTACTGTCGACCCCAACTTGGTCAAAGGAACTGCCTATACTTCGCCTTCCATTATTATAAACCAGGCCATCTACTCCATTGCCACTAAGATCTTCTCCTACGAGACTGTTGGTGCTGAAAACTTGTTGGACTCTCATATTCAACTCTGGGCCCAGAATTTCCATAGAGAAAATTCGTTTGGAGTAGTTCCATTCTTCCACAAGTTACAGGTCAGATCTGGTGCATCCAATGCGATCTTGGGttacttcaagaagaacggAACCAGTGGTCAACCGGTCGCTACTTTGGTTGGTGCTAATGCCTTAACGTATATGCGTACTTCATTGGCCGGAAAGACAGCTGAAAGCTTACCTTTAGCATTCAATGTATCTGCTATTGATTATGATTCCGCTTCTGATTCGTTGGTCTCCAACTATATCACTCCTTTGAGTGTTGCTCGTTCTTTGGGCTACGCTACTATTACTCCTGTTAACTCTCAATCTGGTTTGGAGTTGCAGCACGTGACGGTGTTGAACCACTACTTGGTTTCGCTCATGGGTGTGCCTTCGTTGAATTTGTTTGACGGTCCTGAATTCTCCAAGACCTTCTCTAAGTTCTCGCACTTGCtttcagtagaagatgtTGGCAGATTGTACCAGCAGTTATTGACTGCAACTACTGCCACTCCTACCTCTTTAGATGAGGCTGTTGACGTTGCCTTTGATACCTTGAACAGATTGACAGGTCTGACTTACTCCCAGTTCGAATACTCAGGTGCACGTAACGCCACCACTGTCTTCGTAGTCTACGGATCCCATGAATCGACACAAGTTGGTGCCTTAATTGAAGCCGGTGTCCCAGGCGTAGGTTTGATCAAAGTCAGAGTGCCATTGCCTTTCAATCAGGCCAAGTTTGTAGAAGCCATTCCAGCTTCCACCAGGAAGTTAGTTATCTTGTCTCAAACTGATGGTTCTGCTACTAGTTCTTTGAAGGCCGATGCTACTGCTGCTTTGTTCTTGACTGGTAGATACAGTGCTTTGTCTTTGGACGAGTTCTCCTACCCATTGAAATTCGACTGGACGCCTATTACTATCTCCAAGATTATCAGTGAGTTTGTTCCAGATTTCAACCCCGAGCTGGTATTGGCCCCTAGTGCTCTCCAGAGCTTTGTTGGACAGATCACTGCCAACACCTCTCCCGTAGGAAAGTACTTGATCTGGGGCAAGGACAATGGCTCTTTCGTAGGAACCGGCGATAAATTGGCTCTTTCGTTATCGTTGGACGATTCGAAGACCGTCAGCATCAGAAACAAGTACGACAACTCCAGAGCGGGTGGTGTTATTCAGTCTTCGATTGCtacaaacttcaacaacaacattaTCGCTACCGTAGATTCTGCCGACGTTGTCATTATCGAAGATCTGTCTTTGTTGGCCAGCTACGACGTCCTCGCCACTGCTGCCCCAGGAGGCACAGTTTTGTTGGGAAACTTCAAGACTATTAAGGAGTCTGTGGATATCGACATTGTGGAAAAGTTGCCTATAGAATTCAGAAAGACTTTAGCCAGAAACCACAACAAGTTGACTATTATTGACTTCAGCATTGTTGACGAGTTAGACGAGTTGAACTCTTCCACCAAAGGATTTTCAGCAGACTTCTTAGTCCAGTTGGCTTTCTGGAGGGCTGCTTTGCCTGAATTGGATGGCTTTATCGTCAACAAGTTGTTACAGGCTAACGGTAACTCGTTTGAGTTATTGGCTGCTGTCTTAGACAAATTCATCAACATTGCTGACGAGAAGGCTGGTTTGAAGGAAGTGGCTGTATTGCCAGAATGGGCtgaacttgtagaagaaatcacggaagcagaagaagcagaagaaggcgaaaaggaagaagaaactgaagcCGCTGAAGCTGGCGACGAAGAGGCcgctgaagaagaaattccaGAAGCTTTGCCATTCTTCGTTTCGGAAACTTCTATCTTCCCCAACCCACGTACTCCTCAAGAAGCTGCCGAAGAAACCAAGTTGGTTGGCTATAAACATTTGGCTAGCAAGTTGACTTTCCCAGAAGCATATAATACGAAGGAAGCTCTCAGACCAGACTTGCCAGTCAAGAATTTCGTAGTGAAGGtgcaagaaaacaagagACTCACTCCTCAAGAATATTCTAGAAATATCTTCCACATTGAGTTCGATGTCACTGGCACCGGCTTGACTTACGATATTGGTGAAGCTCTTGGTATTCACGGCCGTAACAATGCCGAAGCTGTTGAAAGCTTCTTGCAGTTCTACGGTGTGGATGGTGACCAAATCGTTGAAATCTCCAACAAGGATGATACCTCTCTTGTTGAGACCAGAACTGCCAGACAGGCTTTGACTGACAGCGTTGACTTCTTGGGAAAGCCTCCCAAGAGATTCTACGAGAGCTTGGCTGAGTAtgctgaaactgaagatgacaagaagaaattgactACATTAGCCAATGCTGAAGGTGCTgaggagttgaagaagagacaaGAAGTCGATTTTGACTCTTATGTTGAtatcttggaagaatttGCCTCTGCTCGTCCTCCTTTTGCTGACTTGGTCAAGATTATTGCTCctttgaagagaagagaatactctattgcttcttctcAAAGAATCCACCCTAACGCGGTTCACTTGCTTATCGTTGTTGTAGACTGGGTCGACCCTCGTGGCAGAATCAGATACGGACACTGTTCCAAGTACTTAAGtgatttgaagattggCGACGAGTTGGTTGTCAGCGTCAAGCCTTCTGTTATGAAGTTGCCTCCATTGTCAACCCAACCAATCATCATGTCTGGTTTGGGTACTGGTTTGGCTCCATTCAAGGCTTTtgtcgaagaaaagatctGGCAAAAGGAACAGGGTATGGAAATTGGGGAAATCTTTTTATTCTTGGGTTCCAGAcacaagaaagaagaatacttgTACGGTGAATTATGGGAAGCCTACAAGAGTGCTGGTGTTTTGACTCACATTGGTGCTGCCTTCTCTCGTGACCAGCCTCAGAAGATTTACATTCAAGACAAGATCAGAGAGAGCATTGAAGACTTGACTGATGCTGTGTGCTTGAAGGAAGGTTCGTTCTACTTGTGTGGTCCAACATGGCCCGTTCCTGATATCACTGCTtgtcttgaagatattgttAAAAACGGTGCAAAGAGAGCCggtcaagaaatcaaagatgTCGCTAAGGTTGTTGAAGACATGAAGGAAGACGGCCGTTACATCTTGGAAGTTTACTAGACGGTAGTTGCTTTATATAGAACTCTAGAAGTATGCAAATATGAACTATTTATCAGATTAGAAGTTATTATATATCGTTTTTAACCATTTGTAAGTTTACAAAGAAGACCTGATATTATTGATATATTTATCGTATATCAGTCTCGTAAGTTTGAGCTTTTTCTCATCATCTTAAGGAGTCAAACGAGTGTCTAACCCAGACTCAAAGTTGGACGATGAAACTTAAATAGCGCGTTAACAGactattcttcaaatgatAGATCCAACACTGAAGGAATGATCCAACAATCAGATCAAGCCTGCTATGGCATTATTTTACAGATGAAAACTTGGAACCGTTTTGAAGAGCTGCGAAAAACCGTTATGACAATTGTGtgaaagttgaaaaaaCAACGAAGCATGCCTACGACTTCTTATTCAAGAACGCTACCTCAAAGCCATTGGCGTAATATAGTATAGTGGTGTAGTCATCAAAAACAGATTTCACCATCGTGGAACCTTCGGAAGCGTGAAGTGCCAATAGTAAGAGTAATTCTTCCACAATGGATTGTTCCAAAGGCTGAGAAGTCAGCAACTCAAGAGATCCTACTAATTTCCCTGCCGAAGCAACCACCACCAGTTCTATTTGTGCCAGACTATAGTATTTTACTGAGTCGAGAATTGTATCTACTGATGATTGCGGAAGGGCAGGATACAGCGACATTGCTATGTTATTGGTATTTGTAGATTCTAAAAATTGAGAAGGAGAGTAGAAATGCTATTAGTCAGGATAtttgaaactgaaaaatttagtTTTCTACTGAGAGTCGTCGCAATGAGATACAGCGACGTAGCAACTGTGTGATTGGCTGAAAAGAATCCAAACACGGACTAGCATCAGTAGCTACAAGTGGGAAGTCAGTCGAATAGAGCTCAGTCCAGGTCAAGACAGGACATACAAGCCCAGCAGCCAGCTTTTCAAGGAAGTGCAAGAGTGAAAACGGTCAGTATAGTATATAGTCtcaagtgaaaaattcactGCGAGCCCGAAATGTGGGGCAAGCGAAGGAGGGGGAGCGGAATTGTAAATAAAAATAGGCGCAAAGTAGGATGACAAGTGGACGTGAGCGACCGGAGAACAGATCGTCTCGTTACGGTAAATGTTGGCTAAACCATGAAGTTAAAAAAGTTCTACCCTGAGGTTTTTGGtagagtgaaaaatcgtaGAGAATTTCACAGCCATTCCATACTATATGCTTATTCGCGCAATGGCAGTGACAAATTGCACTATTAACgttgaacttcttcgtAGAACAGATGTAGCTACATTACGCAATTGGACACAAGATCCGACCGATCAGTAGCTGTTTTTCACAGACTAGTAGCTTCGGTAGATCTGCTGTACTCTCAACATTTATCACCATATATGCTCCTGTACACAGAGATCAATGACCTACCAGCCATAACACCACCGGAGAGTCATACAACGGCCGGGAAGGAAGGTCCAACGGGTGCAGGAGAGGAGACACCAGTGTAGGGGCCTCGATATAAATAGCTGGAGCGAATGGCAATTATCAGATGTTGAGCTTGTTCAAAACAGGTGACCAGGCTAtaggaatttttcactgcCCCACGGATTGTGAAATAGCCGGCATATAAGCATAACCGATAACAGTCTAGCCGATAAGGGCCCGAACCTCACAAGCCGGAACTTGAATCTACACAGCGCCACTTGCGAGTCCCACTCTCCAGCATCCGCCACTACATCCATTCCGCAACGACTCGGGAAGAATCTCGAAATAAGGGAATTTCAGCTAGATAGTGATATTGGAAGACCCACCAGGCATAGCCCTCAGTTTGCAGCCCCACGCGTTAAATTAATTCACAGTACTGACACCAGCTAGAACCACCTGCAATTTCAGGCTGCATCTCCGCTTTGGGAGAAAACCAGTAGCGAGAAGAGTCATTTTCCCAGACCACCTGACCTCGCCGCATTGGTTCCACCAGATTAAGTCTATTTTATCACAGTTGGGTATATACGTGTCTGAAACGCCATACAATCTCTAGTATTCGGCCAAGAAAGGGAGCAGACAGTAACCAAACAGAA
It contains:
- a CDS encoding glycerol-3-phosphate acyltransferase (go_function acyltransferase activity~go_process metabolism); translated protein: MTSANSDISNSDFDINILDDAFETPDIELTFPLPTDKETYIDIEGNEKASKSIGILFSAFKLFSGIPVEKVYSNNEYRYFTNKHSAAFKKKFEDYMNDKLEKSDKKLDELIYTLINQELNLKLITPADFNHRFKEVKKFMVAYYKKENEKNLPTFHSHNFVRTAYITVIMVLRKMFPRGIWVSRQDFSELYRKYLEDPMSIIFLPSHQSHVDYIILHVLCVRFQMAIPTVVAGENLNVAVFGKFMRNLGAIFIKRSFNNELYTERNLNNVIEFMLVNKINFEVFIEGTRSRDGKLLLPKYGILKTLTSIYLKQRYLENNSNFDLLFQPVSVRYERIYETDGYLKELTGSDKKQESMLNIVQNGVGNLLGAETADPVVWGKDGFNDNSERNLNGKIFFKLGNSFRLSSFVESDREFLNEVTATIKSNPSASLETEHSKVNLKRLGFKILHEVNRISYLPEIAIIGTALQVHYYFFKKDVFDVYEVIPILKLVAETLYNENLDSPTNSKILHDLLSLSDEDMAVLIKTQIIDFLRLVRVNERKNLIKIENPIELLYYKNLSIHLIIQRCLISFILLLLEGLGQSNYRVISKVFYIVTGFLKNEFLFDYNYNERNELSFILKDFVQSGTNDKGEEFYKVIDVKYLQLFGDLATPFLESYLVLIDHIFELNERLARHYKKNKAAIQKDAIIDEDELKYPDTKSLLKYITSQSRKHPERVGSLESINKQYLLSDIYYLANLQVIQIFKNKAKTKAFVKITNGRDLNILHDFLSQILGKKSEKTLLTDEININYVIDIVDKRDDRDVNQLRLGRSKL
- the DLD3 gene encoding mitochondrial D-lactate ferricytochrome c oxidoreductase (go_process electron transport) gives rise to the protein MFSKLANIPRPGVSRSFLKNLAKNSSLKPFNVPVAKYSTTSVKSATSDNHNGSQESKSSTFGYASVGTVFLAVGTYIGTKLNFDPDSPDRSTTPVDALTSPQYANDDEFKKGLAEIVAIVGAENTNLDKTVLDAHSDTFYSTHHPPKPHLNHPSAVIYPAGTEQVSAILKVAHKYRIPVVANSGLTSLEGQNMHTRGPNSISLSFAHLNQILEFHPEDLDVVVQAGVGWQDLDEFLKGREDGKHLLFGPDPGMGATIAGMVSTSASGTNAFKYGTMKENVVNLTVVLADGTIVKTKQRPRKSSAGYDTTRLFIGAEGTLGIITEVTVKLHVKPVHELVSIATFPTIKDAAATAQEIISRSGLQPNAIEILDDTMMSFVNESADAAGKKFIEKPTLFFKLGGPTKSSIDEQIKVIKKIASSNSLIKFENSHNEEENAILWSARRQGLWSTFQYGSKILEDKNDVQIWTTDIAIPISNLSQVIAETNDDLNNSGYYKRFSVMGHIGDGNCHFLILYNSKDYRKTQKVIDRMVERALKYEGTSTGEHGVGVGKRRYLNLELGKSTVDLMRQIKLSLDPRRILNPDKIFIIDPNDDLDQLLEAGHIAEVNKHDCCH
- a CDS encoding sulfite reductase [NADPH] flavo protein component (go_function oxidoreductase activity~go_process electron transport), producing the protein MAPHALAAESLNGSETASFVELDSASSAILNASPFGSTVDPNLVKGTAYTSPSIIINQAIYSIATKIFSYETVGAENLLDSHIQLWAQNFHRENSFGVVPFFHKLQVRSGASNAILGYFKKNGTSGQPVATLVGANALTYMRTSLAGKTAESLPLAFNVSAIDYDSASDSLVSNYITPLSVARSLGYATITPVNSQSGLELQHVTVLNHYLVSLMGVPSLNLFDGPEFSKTFSKFSHLLSVEDVGRLYQQLLTATTATPTSLDEAVDVAFDTLNRLTGSTYSQFEYSGARNATTVFVVYGSHESTQVGALIEAGVPGVGLIKVRVPLPFNQAKFVEAIPASTRKLVILSQTDGSATSSLKADATAALFLTGRYSALSLDEFSYPLKFDWTPITISKIISEFVPDFNPESVLAPSALQSFVGQITANTSPVGKYLIWGKDNGSFVGTGDKLALSLSLDDSKTVSIRNKYDNSRAGGVIQSSIATNFNNNIIATVDSADVVIIEDSSLLASYDVLATAAPGGTVLLGNFKTIKESVDIDIVEKLPIEFRKTLARNHNKLTIIDFSIVDELDELNSSTKGFSADFLVQLAFWRAALPELDGFIVNKLLQANGNSFELLAAVLDKFINIADEKAGLKEVAVLPEWAELEEETEAAEAGDEEAAEEEIPEALPFFVSETSIFPNPRTPQEAAEETKLVGYKHLASKLTFPEAYNTKEALRPDLPVKNFVVKVQENKRLTPQEYSRNIFHIEFDVTGTGLTYDIGEALGIHGRNNAEAVESFLQFYGVDGDQIVEISNKDDTSLVETRTARQALTDSVDFLGKPPKRFYESLAEYAETEDDKKKLTTLANAEGAEELKKRQEVDFDSYVDILEEFASARPPFADLVKIIAPLKRREYSIASSQRIHPNAVHLLIVVVDWVDPRGRIRYGHCSKYLSDLKIGDELVVSVKPSVMKLPPLSTQPIIMSGLGTGLAPFKAFVEEKIWQKEQGMEIGEIFLFLGSRHKKEEYLYGELWEAYKSAGVLTHIGAAFSRDQPQKIYIQDKIRESIEDLTDAVCLKEGSFYLCGPTWPVPDITACLEDIVKNGAKRAGQEIKDVAKVVEDMKEDGRYILEVY